From Streptomyces durmitorensis, a single genomic window includes:
- a CDS encoding bifunctional DNA primase/polymerase: MATIDRHATTLALAHALSAAERGLAVIPLSRTKLPALRSPHHEQPEPTPCHGECGRPGHGVYDASTDPRRIRELFTAAPWATGYGIACGLPPHHLIGIDLDTKSGTDAPAALRELALRHLFTIPATVVVATPSGGRHIWLAGPPDAVIPNSAGRLAPGIDIRGAGGYLVGPGSRTEHGVYSAVAGTAHLPPASCPPALLRLLTPPPRIHQPALPHTPVPAPVQRGQGLVQFVLAAHEGQRNTRLFWAACRAYENGIGESLTDDLTDAALRVGLTEHEARSTIASAARLTGHA; this comes from the coding sequence ATGGCCACCATCGACCGCCATGCCACGACGCTCGCACTCGCCCACGCCCTGTCCGCCGCCGAACGCGGTCTCGCCGTCATCCCGCTCTCCCGCACCAAGCTGCCGGCGCTCCGCTCCCCCCACCACGAGCAGCCCGAACCGACCCCCTGCCACGGCGAATGCGGCCGCCCCGGACACGGCGTGTACGACGCGTCGACCGATCCGCGCCGTATCCGCGAGCTCTTCACCGCCGCCCCCTGGGCCACCGGCTACGGCATCGCGTGCGGGCTGCCGCCGCACCACCTGATCGGCATCGACCTGGACACCAAGTCCGGTACGGACGCTCCGGCGGCCCTGCGGGAACTGGCGCTGCGCCACCTGTTCACGATCCCGGCCACGGTTGTCGTGGCGACCCCGAGCGGCGGCCGCCACATCTGGCTCGCGGGTCCGCCCGATGCCGTCATCCCCAACTCGGCGGGCCGCCTCGCCCCCGGCATCGACATCCGGGGCGCGGGCGGCTATCTCGTCGGCCCCGGTTCGCGCACCGAACACGGTGTCTACAGCGCCGTGGCCGGCACCGCGCATCTCCCTCCGGCGAGCTGCCCGCCCGCCCTGCTGCGCCTGCTCACGCCGCCGCCCCGCATCCACCAGCCCGCGCTCCCGCATACGCCGGTCCCGGCGCCGGTCCAACGGGGCCAGGGCCTGGTCCAGTTCGTGCTCGCCGCGCACGAGGGCCAGCGCAACACCCGCCTGTTCTGGGCCGCTTGCCGCGCCTACGAGAACGGCATCGGCGAGTCCCTGACCGATGACCTCACCGATGCCGCGCTCCGGGTCGGCCTGACGGAGCACGAGGCGCGCTCGACGATCGCGTCGGCGGCACGGCTGACGGGGCACGCGTAA